One Leptospira wolbachii serovar Codice str. CDC genomic region harbors:
- a CDS encoding PP2C family protein-serine/threonine phosphatase encodes MRELAITILSSLLFFLILLFAFIGFQNNTKRLPFYHYPSGLIVNIGEGNRAHWGNSVIQEDLEKFESIADFSDTDSIRLHIKDTNGNIYEEVFKLTTIRKTDVLGVFFSDLFLAFFSLAIAVYFYYSTRDALIFGFFFNFGLIILSNVFVLTFKNSVFLFVLTLYLGSFLQYHLIYRLRGKEINSKWLLPQVLISFIMAMIASQEKYDMILIERVVLVAHAITVLFGSINIIANIYEIVRSKPQEEALLKRIVLVFSIFLYVALPISIIFFDGYPWFFVHRSLFIVTYLLFILSFFYGTYRYTFVPSLVIFTPSIVTLILVSIILGTYIGSIFILDFILPIRYLKDRWVFNLIYLFLVTAYLIPLKLRVKELFDYWFFEQNPKLSEGINKITALLSSPLSMRKTILTINRTVKDTVNVSNIIILIPGDQFASTDLKNIDFVRISPQSEIWNYFRSTDRVTVTSHLEYGIGLRETLYNFLKGLNVQLAFPAFDSSSNKKNIQAMILIGEKLDKKYFSIGELKFINEVVKISGMLLENYSLLEDEIQKRKIVRDIQTASIVDNTLRLILPSEVKGIDYGYISKPAVGISGDYLDIIPVSQTKMIVLLGDVAGHGLGTGFLVSAIKGIVREQLRNGTSLEGLFREINSFFRARYKGNEFMTLLGGIFDSNQNIFKYVNAGHLSLIEMRADGQIKLHSKTQRVLGILETDYHAQELKLLPGTKLFLYSDGITEAFSERDEIFGEETLIEFLHFNAEKTVKEIPQLLDAKMTNFRGNREQSDDITFIGLSFTPN; translated from the coding sequence ATGAGAGAACTTGCAATCACCATACTATCTTCTCTCTTATTTTTTCTGATTCTCCTATTTGCATTTATTGGATTTCAAAACAACACAAAGAGACTTCCCTTTTACCATTACCCTTCAGGTTTGATTGTGAATATTGGAGAAGGAAACCGGGCCCACTGGGGAAATTCTGTAATCCAAGAAGACTTAGAAAAGTTTGAATCCATAGCCGATTTTTCGGATACCGATTCGATTCGATTGCATATCAAAGATACTAATGGTAATATTTATGAAGAAGTTTTTAAGTTAACTACCATCCGTAAAACAGATGTTCTTGGAGTATTTTTTTCTGACTTATTCTTGGCTTTTTTTAGTCTAGCCATTGCAGTTTATTTTTATTACTCCACAAGAGATGCACTTATATTCGGTTTTTTCTTTAACTTTGGTCTCATCATCCTATCCAATGTTTTTGTATTAACTTTCAAGAATTCGGTTTTTCTTTTTGTTCTCACACTCTATTTAGGAAGTTTTCTACAGTACCACCTAATTTACAGACTTCGTGGAAAGGAAATCAATTCCAAGTGGCTGCTACCCCAAGTATTAATATCCTTTATCATGGCCATGATCGCCTCACAAGAAAAGTACGATATGATACTGATCGAAAGAGTTGTATTAGTTGCCCACGCAATCACAGTTTTATTTGGTTCCATCAATATTATAGCCAATATTTATGAAATTGTTCGTTCCAAACCACAAGAAGAAGCGCTTCTCAAAAGAATTGTTTTAGTATTTTCAATTTTTCTTTATGTAGCACTTCCTATAAGTATTATATTTTTTGATGGATATCCTTGGTTTTTTGTACATCGCTCTCTTTTTATAGTAACGTATCTATTATTTATTCTTTCTTTCTTTTATGGAACTTACCGTTATACATTTGTTCCCTCTTTAGTTATTTTTACTCCGAGTATTGTAACTTTGATTTTAGTTTCCATCATTTTGGGAACCTATATCGGTTCGATTTTTATCTTAGACTTTATTCTTCCGATTCGCTATCTGAAGGACCGTTGGGTGTTTAATCTAATTTATCTTTTTTTAGTCACCGCTTATTTGATTCCACTCAAACTACGTGTGAAGGAGTTATTTGATTATTGGTTCTTTGAACAAAATCCAAAACTCAGCGAAGGAATTAACAAAATCACAGCACTTTTATCTTCTCCTCTTTCTATGCGAAAAACAATCCTCACAATCAATCGCACAGTGAAAGATACCGTAAATGTTTCTAATATCATTATCCTAATTCCTGGAGATCAGTTCGCCAGTACTGATCTAAAAAATATTGATTTTGTTCGGATCTCACCCCAATCAGAAATTTGGAACTATTTTAGAAGCACAGACAGAGTTACCGTAACTTCACATCTCGAATACGGAATTGGGCTTCGGGAAACTCTATATAATTTTTTAAAAGGACTGAACGTTCAATTGGCATTTCCAGCTTTTGATTCTTCCTCAAACAAAAAAAATATTCAGGCAATGATTCTCATTGGAGAAAAATTAGATAAAAAATATTTTTCCATCGGAGAATTAAAATTTATCAACGAAGTTGTAAAAATTTCAGGTATGTTACTGGAAAACTATAGTTTACTCGAAGATGAAATTCAAAAACGTAAAATAGTAAGAGATATCCAAACCGCATCCATTGTAGACAATACACTTCGTTTGATTTTGCCAAGTGAAGTCAAAGGAATTGATTATGGTTATATTTCTAAACCGGCAGTTGGAATCTCAGGAGATTATCTCGATATCATTCCAGTTTCTCAAACAAAAATGATTGTTTTGTTAGGTGATGTTGCTGGTCATGGACTCGGAACTGGATTTTTAGTCAGCGCCATCAAAGGAATTGTGAGAGAACAACTTAGAAATGGAACTTCTCTAGAAGGACTATTTCGTGAGATCAATTCGTTTTTTCGCGCCCGTTACAAAGGGAATGAGTTCATGACTCTTCTTGGTGGAATTTTTGATTCGAACCAAAATATCTTTAAGTATGTCAATGCAGGTCATTTATCTTTGATAGAGATGCGGGCCGATGGACAAATCAAATTACATTCCAAAACACAACGTGTACTTGGAATTTTAGAGACCGATTACCATGCCCAAGAATTAAAATTACTGCCGGGAACCAAACTCTTCCTTTACTCAGATGGAATCACAGAAGCCTTCAGTGAAAGGGATGAAATTTTTGGAGAAGAGACACTCATCGAATTTTTACATTTTAATGCCGAAAAAACCGTCAAAGAAATTCCCCAGCTTTTGGATGCCAAGATGACAAATTTTCGCGGGAACCGAGAACAATCGGATGATATTACATTTATTGGTCTTTCTTTTACACCCAACTAG
- the argJ gene encoding bifunctional glutamate N-acetyltransferase/amino-acid acetyltransferase ArgJ yields MKFPLGFYSFGKNIGIKDTSLDFAVIYSENRCKAAAVFTRNNFPGAPIYVGRDHIKDGYLQAIVINSKNSNVATGEQGIQNSYAICTELGKSLGIPARDILPSSTGVIGVPLPIEKILNACSMAKADLKPGNLDEVAEAIMTTDSRKKISYRTITTQTNEGVMFGIAKGAGMIEPNMATMLSYILCDYLPESGDLSGILKRVVDLTYNCVTIDSDTSTSDTVVLMCSGALGTIPDSVFESNLREIATDLSKMIARDGEGASKLIELAVSNGRDDVQVTKIGKSILNSPLVKTAIYGGDPNWGRFVMAIGKVFDEPIPYDTLEILLGGISVKGADNDTKVKLAEYLKSNEEIQISVILNTGSFQKTFWSCDFTEGYIQENAYYTT; encoded by the coding sequence ATGAAGTTTCCTTTGGGATTTTATTCCTTCGGCAAAAACATAGGAATCAAAGACACAAGTTTAGATTTTGCGGTCATATATTCAGAAAATCGATGTAAGGCGGCAGCCGTCTTCACTCGCAATAATTTTCCCGGCGCTCCCATTTATGTGGGGCGTGACCATATCAAAGATGGATACCTGCAAGCCATCGTCATCAATTCTAAAAATTCGAATGTAGCCACGGGAGAACAAGGAATCCAAAATTCCTACGCAATTTGTACTGAACTTGGAAAATCATTGGGCATTCCTGCAAGAGACATCCTTCCTTCCTCCACGGGAGTAATCGGAGTTCCCCTTCCTATTGAAAAAATCCTTAACGCTTGTTCTATGGCAAAAGCAGATTTAAAACCGGGAAATTTAGACGAAGTGGCCGAAGCCATTATGACTACCGACTCTCGCAAAAAAATCTCCTATCGAACCATCACAACACAAACGAATGAGGGTGTGATGTTCGGGATTGCCAAAGGTGCGGGAATGATTGAACCGAACATGGCAACTATGTTATCCTACATTCTTTGCGATTATCTTCCCGAATCGGGCGACCTATCAGGGATATTAAAACGAGTTGTGGATCTAACTTATAATTGTGTGACCATCGACTCGGATACGTCCACAAGCGATACCGTGGTCCTTATGTGTTCTGGAGCTCTTGGAACAATCCCTGATTCAGTTTTTGAATCTAATCTAAGAGAGATTGCCACGGACCTTTCCAAGATGATTGCTCGAGATGGAGAAGGTGCCTCCAAACTCATCGAACTAGCGGTTTCAAATGGAAGAGATGATGTCCAAGTAACAAAAATTGGGAAATCCATTCTGAATTCACCCCTTGTCAAAACCGCCATTTATGGAGGGGACCCGAACTGGGGGAGGTTTGTGATGGCGATTGGAAAAGTTTTTGATGAACCCATTCCTTATGATACTCTTGAAATCCTATTGGGTGGAATCTCTGTCAAAGGAGCCGACAACGACACCAAAGTAAAGTTAGCCGAATATCTAAAATCGAATGAAGAAATTCAAATTTCGGTAATACTAAATACAGGTTCCTTCCAAAAAACGTTTTGGAGTTGTGATTTTACGGAAGGATACATTCAGGAAAATGCATACTACACAACATGA
- a CDS encoding HAMP domain-containing sensor histidine kinase, producing the protein MRSFFSTLLLLNWGLLLVLLTLALGVFFVYDLVVPAVRPLILFGFVLIAIFGTFYTSTNIAMRITDPLATVEKKTKEINAGDFGVELSSPDIRELATLALSINEMAKRLKVQFLDLTVEKEKFNYLLQNLKEGVFAIDRNEKFLFLNRNISDTLIEKNSQYKDYIPSIKNKELLGFIKDKIHHGVEGKTEFQDGIHFYTARIYPIKSDSMIQLYIGVLSDITEDRQNQLIREQFFQNASHELKTPITSIKGYAETLEYKLKLPQDSNERKFLDAILRNTDRLIRIVEDMLTVSRLENHKTVLNLTDVSVLDLVKNVSESLGVIYSQKKQNLVLDIPSDFRVKADRLLLEDLLVNLISNASAYSPEGSSVIVRTSSTEDKNQIQVVDHGIGISAEDAERIFERFFRVDTNRSRKEGGTGLGLSIVKHIARLHSGEVSVSPNPQGGSIFTFEFPKK; encoded by the coding sequence ATGCGTAGTTTTTTTTCTACATTACTTTTACTCAACTGGGGTCTTTTACTCGTTTTATTGACCCTTGCCTTGGGAGTATTTTTTGTTTACGATCTAGTTGTACCTGCCGTACGCCCTCTCATACTATTCGGATTTGTTTTAATTGCTATTTTCGGTACTTTTTATACTTCCACAAACATTGCGATGCGAATCACAGATCCGCTGGCGACTGTAGAGAAAAAAACAAAAGAAATCAATGCTGGAGATTTTGGTGTTGAACTTTCTTCGCCTGACATTCGCGAGCTGGCAACCCTTGCTTTGTCCATCAATGAAATGGCAAAAAGACTCAAAGTCCAATTTTTGGATCTTACTGTCGAAAAGGAAAAGTTTAATTACTTACTACAAAATCTAAAAGAAGGTGTGTTTGCCATTGATAGGAATGAAAAATTCCTATTTTTGAATCGTAATATTTCAGATACCTTAATTGAAAAAAATTCTCAGTACAAAGATTATATTCCTTCGATCAAAAACAAAGAACTCCTTGGTTTCATCAAAGATAAAATCCATCATGGAGTGGAAGGAAAAACAGAGTTTCAAGATGGCATTCACTTTTATACGGCACGTATTTATCCCATTAAATCCGATTCCATGATCCAGCTTTATATAGGAGTTTTGTCTGACATCACAGAAGATAGACAAAATCAACTCATCCGAGAACAGTTTTTTCAAAACGCTTCCCATGAATTAAAAACTCCCATAACATCGATTAAAGGTTATGCGGAAACTTTGGAATACAAACTAAAACTTCCACAAGATTCAAATGAAAGAAAATTTTTAGATGCCATTCTCAGAAATACAGATCGATTGATTCGAATTGTTGAAGATATGTTGACTGTATCTCGTTTAGAAAATCACAAAACTGTTTTGAATCTTACTGATGTATCGGTTTTGGATCTTGTAAAAAATGTATCTGAATCCTTGGGTGTTATCTATTCTCAGAAAAAACAAAACTTGGTTTTAGATATCCCTTCCGACTTCCGAGTCAAAGCTGATCGTTTGCTCCTTGAGGATCTACTGGTGAATCTAATTTCTAATGCTTCTGCCTATAGTCCCGAAGGTTCCAGCGTCATTGTAAGGACTTCTTCTACAGAGGACAAAAATCAAATCCAAGTGGTCGATCATGGAATTGGAATCTCTGCAGAGGACGCGGAGCGAATCTTTGAACGTTTTTTCCGCGTGGATACCAACCGTTCCAGGAAGGAAGGTGGGACAGGCCTTGGACTTTCCATCGTAAAACACATTGCAAGACTGCATTCTGGTGAAGTTTCAGTCTCTCCCAACCCCCAAGGTGGCTCCATTTTTACCTTTGAATTTCCTAAAAAATAG
- a CDS encoding response regulator, producing the protein MKILIVDDEEDIAGLIQFHLEEEGFQTEVCHNGMEVLPRLEKHLPDGIILDLMLPGIGGMDLCRRIKEKYPHIPILMVTAKTGETDVVLGLELGADDYIRKPFNIRELVARVRTVTRRTTDPAGEVQGTISTGKIQINPTAHKVFVEGTEIDLTLIEFKLLQLFAGNPGVAFSRDKLLDRIWGKDVFVTDRTVDVNIKRLRDKLLSEKERLETIRGVGYRFRDA; encoded by the coding sequence ATGAAAATACTAATTGTAGATGACGAAGAAGACATTGCAGGACTCATCCAGTTCCATTTAGAGGAAGAAGGATTTCAGACCGAAGTATGTCACAATGGGATGGAAGTCCTCCCCCGTTTAGAAAAACACCTCCCGGACGGAATCATTTTGGATTTGATGTTACCGGGAATTGGTGGGATGGACCTTTGCAGACGGATTAAAGAAAAATACCCTCATATTCCTATTTTAATGGTAACTGCAAAAACCGGGGAAACAGACGTTGTCCTTGGTCTTGAGTTAGGTGCCGATGATTACATTCGCAAACCATTTAACATTCGGGAACTTGTGGCTCGCGTAAGAACCGTTACACGAAGAACAACAGATCCTGCTGGGGAAGTCCAAGGAACCATCTCCACTGGAAAAATCCAAATCAATCCAACCGCCCACAAAGTTTTTGTCGAAGGAACAGAAATTGATCTGACTCTTATTGAATTCAAACTTTTACAACTGTTTGCTGGAAATCCTGGTGTGGCTTTTTCTAGGGACAAACTACTCGATCGAATTTGGGGAAAAGACGTTTTTGTTACAGACCGAACAGTTGACGTAAACATAAAACGTCTTCGTGACAAATTACTCTCCGAAAAAGAAAGATTAGAAACCATACGCGGGGTCGGTTACCGATTCCGAGATGCGTAG
- a CDS encoding RNA polymerase sigma factor has protein sequence MQSVLRGDVSQFEVLMKRYQGMVFSQARKAFLTEEEAEDFTQEVFIQTYESLSKFRGESQFSTWLFQIARFRLTKVFKKKKLPIADWQEDISFVADKSGPSVAEILDKEETSHTLRSLISKLPKSYQMPILLHYFENKPLKEIALDLNIKLNTIKSHISRGKDLLRKWWSHEIES, from the coding sequence GTGCAGTCAGTCTTAAGAGGCGACGTGTCCCAATTTGAAGTGCTTATGAAACGTTACCAAGGAATGGTTTTTTCCCAAGCCAGGAAAGCTTTTCTTACGGAAGAAGAAGCAGAGGATTTTACCCAAGAAGTATTCATTCAAACTTACGAATCACTGAGTAAGTTTCGCGGGGAATCACAATTTTCCACTTGGTTATTTCAAATTGCGAGATTTCGCCTAACAAAAGTTTTTAAAAAGAAAAAACTGCCGATTGCGGATTGGCAAGAAGACATTTCTTTCGTAGCAGATAAATCAGGTCCTTCTGTTGCCGAAATTTTAGATAAAGAAGAAACAAGTCATACTTTGCGATCCCTCATTTCAAAATTACCAAAATCATACCAAATGCCGATTCTATTACATTACTTTGAAAACAAACCTCTCAAAGAAATTGCTTTGGATCTAAATATAAAACTCAATACGATCAAAAGCCATATTTCCCGAGGGAAGGATCTTCTAAGAAAGTGGTGGTCACATGAAATCGAAAGCTGA
- the aat gene encoding leucyl/phenylalanyl-tRNA--protein transferase produces the protein MTQRSLDQFFKNPRTWKEDLVAVGGDFSVERLLYAYKRGIFPWSEDPIRWYCLDPRAIFDLQRVHFSKTVLRKVRQGKFRITFNEAFPIVMQACSYREKDNTWITPGFIEGYLELHRMGWAHSVEVWNAENILVGGVYGVAIGKFFAGESMFSFESDAGKVGLYHLFEKLRQSGFALFDTQQLNHVTWQLGAYEIPKHSYLDRLERALGDSNPWIIPPSLD, from the coding sequence TTGACACAAAGAAGTTTAGACCAATTTTTTAAAAATCCACGGACTTGGAAGGAAGACCTTGTCGCCGTGGGTGGAGATTTTTCCGTAGAGCGTTTGTTATATGCTTACAAACGTGGAATTTTTCCTTGGTCAGAAGATCCTATCCGTTGGTATTGTTTGGATCCCCGCGCTATCTTTGATTTACAACGAGTTCACTTTTCAAAAACAGTACTGCGTAAAGTCAGACAAGGTAAGTTTCGTATCACTTTCAATGAAGCTTTTCCGATTGTGATGCAAGCTTGTTCCTACAGAGAAAAAGATAATACTTGGATCACTCCAGGTTTTATTGAAGGATATTTAGAATTACACCGAATGGGTTGGGCTCATTCGGTAGAAGTGTGGAATGCAGAAAATATTTTGGTGGGCGGGGTATATGGAGTGGCTATTGGTAAATTCTTTGCCGGGGAAAGTATGTTTTCTTTTGAATCGGATGCGGGAAAGGTTGGGTTATACCATTTGTTCGAAAAATTAAGACAGTCGGGATTTGCACTTTTTGACACCCAACAACTCAATCATGTGACCTGGCAATTGGGTGCTTACGAAATTCCCAAACATTCCTATTTGGATCGCTTGGAACGTGCATTAGGTGATTCGAACCCTTGGATCATTCCACCTTCACTCGACTGA
- a CDS encoding DUF962 domain-containing protein: protein MEKKYKTLKDFFPFYLEEHSHPFNRALHFVGSSLALGCILGFVSTGKFYILACALVSGYFFAWIGHFFVEGNRPATFIYPFYSFVSDWIMYFKMLTGRIDVEFAKIKSNKG, encoded by the coding sequence ATGGAAAAGAAATACAAAACATTGAAAGATTTTTTCCCGTTTTATCTGGAAGAACATAGTCATCCGTTCAACCGAGCTCTTCACTTTGTTGGATCAAGCCTAGCATTAGGATGTATCCTTGGATTTGTATCCACTGGTAAATTCTATATCTTAGCCTGCGCCCTTGTTAGTGGGTATTTCTTTGCATGGATCGGACATTTTTTCGTCGAAGGGAACCGACCAGCAACCTTTATCTATCCATTTTATTCTTTTGTGTCGGATTGGATCATGTATTTCAAAATGTTAACTGGTCGTATTGATGTAGAATTTGCCAAAATTAAGTCAAATAAAGGTTAA